Proteins from a single region of Plasmodium gaboni strain SY75 chromosome 2, whole genome shotgun sequence:
- a CDS encoding putative membrane protein (conserved Plasmodium membrane protein, unknown function) codes for MFNKYIYPNDICLLNNKKLNDLNVKNMQQENNDENNLFEYNKLILLLCLFDIYIFIHFFFNNSQLFSAVKGGKCWVLYVYSISIKIIFMYFFAFNDDFFLADMTKDYYNKCLIFILLNLSTLIYTALSIKSYKQLYQDDITISNEKLFHNDLILHVVIDLFDMFELLFTLVKLSYIIKNTNFWIKIIGGVLISFSLYLNAYSFPIISIVREKNNKNLDLGDIYFCKKHAAMIGIILVDIPFMILRFYFLAFFFSNVHFQPLLIKNICFIPIKCKAIKNCNLIFQQMKKNIHHTENHTNNKYINSQQTRNYDTYFENADKKKNMPLLKKNSFLYNNNAFLSFSGALRNSLEMRSISSIRNEINKNRASKGQANKEMVQLKDIQMGNNIKAGTQTRQSETNVRQTKYSQTKYSQTSDSKTRDRKKKYSQTSDSQTKYSQTSDSQTKYIQNNDHQIHYHNITNDNLLNNKDFLETNKCYDNKLLRASNNSNTHNNDDIKKMIESNTTKLEEDRNNTMLDINEYNNNSNDLNEYFDSLIENNILAYRKINIKKNKIGTKFIMNKLMYTNVSNNERYRYYLDDNLKVSYINQLRLMIPYITYCLGKIAMSIVFYIFYIKFDISYLKLILTDYKMYFKLFEHKNIIFIVSFSIILGNTIISFFSFIFLSSFFEVLLSTLFIFIKCISEFLFLLLLVYNEVFEIFLRNIKQPDKYASYFFLTFSVIPSFKIIANIYFFLCALSGRQFIAYIIRPFIKEKNMSKLPNFFNLKEYNNNNHNNNNNNNNNNNNIFSHSMNYLNEDYYLFNNNEMHTKNTVKGDYKGFISIASLLIYINTKYMHGLASLSTLMLGNNFVKNLRLNYNLRNNHILFLFINFFTRLSLLLFVYVHYKTSDQLYEYVEYFYYLVTFIFILDFIFKCIYMFISHNLRLCAAYHLELKSIYEDIYYHSQIKKESSKIYLKHLYNKYQTNNFYYYNIPLFSEFL; via the coding sequence ATGttcaataaatatatatatccaaatgatatatgtctattaaataataaaaaattgaatgatttaaatgtaaaaaatatgcaacaagaaaataatgatgaaaataatttgtttGAATATAACAAATTGATATTGTTACTATGTTTATTtgacatatatatatttattcattttttttttaataattctcAATTATTTAGTGCAGTGAAGGGTGGAAAATGTTGGGTGTTGTATGTATATTCTATatcaataaaaataatatttatgtatttcTTTGCATTTAATgatgatttttttttagcAGATATGACTAAggattattataataagtgtttaatatttattctaTTAAATCTAAGtacattaatatatacagCATTATCTATAAAATCATATAAGCAATTATATCAAGATGATATAACTATATCAAATGAAAAACTATTTCATAATGATTTAATATTACATGTAGTAATTGATTTGTTTGATATgtttgaattattattcacattagttaaattatcatatattataaaaaatacaaatttTTGGATTAAAATTATAGGAGGGGTCTTAATTTccttttctttatatttaaatgcTTATTCATTTCCAATCATTTCAATTGtaagagaaaaaaataataaaaatttagaTCTAGgagatatatatttttgtaaaaaaCATGCAGCGATGATTGGAATTATATTAGTAGATATTCCTTTTATGATTCTAagattttattttcttgcattctttttttctaatGTCCATTTTCAACCACTCctaattaaaaatatatgttttatacctattaaatgtaaagctataaaaaattgtaaCCTAATATTTCAACagatgaagaaaaatattcatCATACAGAGAATcatacaaataataaatatatcaacTCTCAACAAACTAGGAATTATGACACCTACTTTGAAAATGcagacaaaaaaaaaaatatgcccttgttaaaaaagaactcttttttatataataataatgcATTCCTTTCGTTCAGTGGAGCCTTGAGAAATTCCTTGGAAATGCGATCCATATCGTCTATAAGaaatgaaattaataaGAATAGGGCCTCTAAAGGTCAAGCTAATAAGGAAATGGTGCAACTGAAGGACATCCAAATGGGGAATAATATAAAGGCGGGAACTCAAACGCGGCAAAGTGAAACGAATGTGAGACAAACAAAATATAGCCAAACGAAATATAGCCAAACGAGCGACAGCAAAACGAGAGAcagaaaaaagaaatatagCCAAACGAGCGACAGCCAAACGAAATATAGCCAAACGAGCGACAGCCAAACGAAATATATCCAAAATAATGACCACCAAATTCACTACCACAATATAACAAACGATAATCTTTTAAACAATAAAGACTTCCTTGAAACAAATAAATGTTATGATAACAAACTCTTGCGCGCATCTAATAACAGCAACACACACAAcaatgatgatataaaaaaaatgatagAATCGAATACGACCAAACTTGAAGAGGATAGAAATAATACAATGCtagatataaatgaatataataacaatagTAATGATTTGAATGAATATTTTGATAGTttaatagaaaataatattttggcatatagaaaaataaatataaaaaagaataaaatagGTACGaaatttattatgaataaattaATGTATACAAATGTTTCAAATAATGAAAGATATAGATATTATTTAgatgataatttaaaagtatcatatataaatcaatTAAGATTAATGATTCCATATATCACATATTGTCTAGGCAAAATAGCTATGTCtattgttttttatatattttatatcaaGTTTGATATAAGctatttaaaattaatattaacagattataaaatgtattttaaattatttgaacataaaaatatcatatttattgttTCCTTTTCTATAATATTAGGAAATACAATCATATCattcttttcatttattttcttatcttctttttttgaagtattattatcaacattatttatatttattaaatgtatCTCAGAATTTCTATTCCTTCTATTATTAGTATACAATGAAGTATTCGAAATATTTCttagaaatattaaacaGCCAGATAAATATGCTTCCTACTTCTTTCTAACATTTTCTGTTATTCCttcatttaaaattattgcaaatatttatttttttctatgTGCTCTATCAGGACGACAGTTTATAGCATATATTATCAGACCTTTTAtcaaagaaaaaaatatgagTAAATTACCAAACTTTTTTAATctaaaagaatataataataataatcataataataataacaacaacaataataataataataatattttttcacACAGTATGAACTATTTAAATGaagattattatttatttaataataatgaaatgCATACAAAAAATACAGTCAAAGGAGATTATAAAGGATTTATATCTATCGCTTCtttacttatatatattaatacaaaataCATGCATGGATTAGCTTCCTTATCAACCTTAATGTTAGGAAATAATTTTGTGAAAAATTTAAGActaaattataatttaagaaataatcatatactatttttatttattaatttctttacaagattatcattattattatttgtttatgTGCATTATAAAACAAGTGATcaattatatgaatatgtAGAATATTTCTATTATCTAGTCacttttatattcatattagattttatttttaaatgtatCTATATGTTCATATCACATAATTTAAGATTATGTGCAGCATATCACTTAGAATTAAAATCTATCTATGAAGacatttattatcatagccaaattaaaaaggaatcatcaaaaatatacttaaaacatctatataataaatatcaaaccaacaatttttattactaCAACATACCTCTCTTTTCAgaatttttatga